AGAACCTTTGTATCTTTGTTAAATAATGTAATCCGTCCTTTGAAAGGAGTACAAGATTGAAGAAAAAAAACTGAAATCTACTTTAAAAACCATTTAGTAACAGTTTAAGTTGAAAAATAATAATTTAAAAATATAAAAGATGACAATTGGATTAGGAGGTTCTACTGCAGCTATTGAGTTAGAAAAAATTAAAAATATGACACTGGATGTAAAACCAATCCAGAAAGAAGAATATATAGATAGAATAAAGAAGGCCGTTACTTTTATGAAAGAAATAAAGGTGAAAGCAACCTATGTTAATGCAGGGACTAATCTTTATTATTTCACAGGAACAAAATGGAATCCCTCTGAAAGAATGGTTGGTGCTTTATTATATGATGATGGAACGTTGGATTATATTGTTCCAAAATTTGAAGAAGGCACTTTTAAAAAGTACATGCAATTGAACGGTAAAATTAACTGCTGGGAAGAACATGAATCTCCGTATGCGTTGATGGGAGAACTAATAAAAAACAAAAATATAATTGATGAAACTATTGCCATAGATGAATCAGCACCTTATTTTTTAGTTGATGGAGTAACCAAAACCAATACTACTTATAGTTTTACTAATGCGCTTCCAGTAACTTCTGGTTGTAGAATGCAAAAATCAGTTAATGAAATTGCAATTATGCAAGCAGCTAAAGATATTACAATGGTTGTGCAACGTGCTGTTGCTAGAATACTGCGACCTGGTATTAGTGTTAAAGAAGTTACAAGTTTTATTAACGATGCTCATATTAAGGCAGGTATTGCCTCAGGATCGTATTTTTGTATTGTTTTATTTGATGATGATACTCAATATCCTCACGGTGTATCAGTACCTCAAGATTTAAAAGAAAATGGAGCAGTTATTATAGATACAGGTTGTCGATTAGAGGGATATCTTTCTGATATTACTAGATCCTATACTTATGGAATACCAACAGAAGAGTACAAAACAATTTGGAACTTAGAAAAAGAGACACAACATGCTGCTTTTAAAGCTGCTCAAATAGGAGCTTGTTGTGGTTCAGTAGATGATGCCGCCAGACTAACATTAGCAGAAGCAGGATTAAGTCCAGATTATAATTTACCAGGACTACCTCATAGAGTAGGGCACGGTACAGGTTTAGATATTCATGAATACCCTTACCTAGTAAGAGGAAGTGAAATTGAACTTCGCGAAGGAATGGTAGTAAGTAACGAACCAATGATTTGTATTCCAGGGAAATTTGGCATTAGACATGAAGATCATTTTTATATGACAGCCAATGGTCCAAAATGGTTTACAACACCTATGGATAGCGTTGAAAATCCTTTCGGGTATTAAAATTTAAAAATTTACCTGCAAGTTCTTTTTTGATCTTGCAGGTTTTTATTATAATACATACTCAACTCAATAAGGTAATTTATCTGCTGGAATACCTATAAAATCTGGCTCAGGTGTAATTTCAAATTGTACCGCTTTAATTTCAGAGTTACCGAGCTGTAATGCTCTCATTACTCTGTGCATGCCATCCATTAAACGACCATTGGCACACAAAATAATAGGATAATTTAAATCTACATCCTCAATAAGTTTTATGTGTTCTAAAATTGCTGCGCATGTAGGTGCTTGACTCGGGTCTCGAAACCAGTAATTTTCATTTACTTCTTTTATTTCAGAGAGCATAATATATTTTACAGGGAAGTCTTTAGACAATTCTATTAAACGATGTACATCCCAAGCCTTTAAACCTTGTTCGCTTGGACGCAAATTATATTGTTTTCTCATCTGTTTTTCAAAGTTAATTTTACAAATTTACCACAAAGTCAAAAAAAAACAGCTACAAAATTAATCTTGTAGCTGTTAATAATAATTGAAGTTGATATAAGTTATTTTTTTAGAATAAGTTTTTCTATATCTTCAATTTCAATAGGCATTGCTTCAGATAGATTGATATTTCCATTGTCTGTAAGCAAATAATCATTTTCTAATCGACAACCTATTCCTTCTTCTGCGATATAAATTCCAGGTTCACATGTGAGTATCATTCCTTTTTCTAAATCACGAGAATACAATCCCAAATCATGAACATCTAGCCCTAAATGATGGGCTGTTCCATGCATGAAATACTTTTTATATGCAGGATAATCTGGATTCTGATTTGCGATATCTTGATTGGTTATAAGTCCTAATTTGATTAATTCCTTTTCAATTAATCCAGCCATTTGCTTCTCATAATCACTATGCTTAATTCCTGGCTTTAATAACTTTGAGCCTTCTTTTAAACAGTGTAAAACAGAAGAGTATACTTCTCGTTGTCGCGCAGAAAAGATACCGTTTACAGGAACACATCTGGTAGTATCTGAATTATAATTGGCGTAGCAAACACCAAAGTCAACTAAGACCATTTCATTTTCCTTACAAACAGCATCATTAGAATTGTAATGCAATGCGCAAGCATTTTTACCAGAAGCTATAATTGGTTTAAAAGCATGGCGCGTAGCTCCATTTTTAATTAACTCATAGGCAAGTTCGGCTTCCAATTCATACTCTTTTATGTTAGGTTTTATAGCAGAAAGGAGTCCTTTAAAACCTTTAATACTAATTGCAATTGCCTTATTTATTAGAGCTACCTCTTCTTCAGATTTTATAGGTCTTAATGCTCTAGTTATTTTTGCAACTCGATCGTATTGATGCAATGGATATTTTTCTTTACACCATTGTATCATTCGATCTTGTCGCGTAACCATCTCAGAAGTGATTCTTTTAATGTGTTCGTTGTGACCTAAATAAAGGGTGTCAGCTTCAAAAGCAAAAAGCTGTAATGTTTTTTCGAACTCATGAACCCATTTCACGTTTTTTATACCAGAAATAGAAGTTACTTCTTCTTTAGACAAAAAGTCTCCCTCCCAAAGTTTTGTATGTTCATTTACTTCTTTTACAAATAAAATAGCACGATTTTCTTCTTTATATGCATTTGGATAAAGAACCAAAATAGTTTCATCCTGATCTATTCCTGTTAAGTAAAATAAATCATTGTTTTGCGCAAATCCCATTACATCATCGGCATTATTGGGCATAACATCATTAGAAACTAAAATAGCTAGGCTATTTGCACTCATATTTGCCGAAAATCGTTCTCTGTTTTCGATAAATAATGAAGAAGGAATCGATTCGTATCTCATAAGTTTTATATTTGAAATGTTTTTGTATTAATAGTAGTGTTTAAGCAAAAAGATCAGTACCGTTTGAAAACATTAAGCCAGATTTCATGATGGCAAGTCTAGTGCCAAAGTTAAGTTTTTTATTCTTTTGTATCTAGTGATTATTAGCATTCCTGAGGGGTTGTGAAATTTACAGCAAAGTATGCAAGGTTTTATATTGTAAATGTTTATAAGCGCAAAGTACGCAAAGCTATGTCTGAAATTAAAAATCGGAAATCTAAGAAGTCTAAGTCAGTCTAACAATCTAAGTATTCTTAATTTACCGCAAATGACGCAAGGTTTTATATTGTAAATCTTCTATAAGCGCAAAGTTCGCAAAGCTATGTCTGAAATTAAAAATCGAAGTCTAATAATCTAAGTCAGTCTATCAATCTAACAATCTATCAATCTAAGTAGTCTGATTTACCGCAAAGTACGCAATGTTTTATATTGTAAAGCTACTATAAACGCAAAGTTCGCAAAGCTATGTCTGAAATTAAAAATCGAAGTCTAATAATCTAAGTCAGTCTAATAATCTAAGTCAGTCTATCAATCTAAGTAGTCTGATTTACCGCAAAGTACGCAATGTTCTATATTGTAAATGTTTATAAGCGCAAAGTTCGCAAAGCTATGTGTGCAATCCAAAAGTTAGCATTCTTCAATCTAAAAATCTAAGAAGTCTAATAATGTAATTATGAAATTTACCGCAAAGCACGCAAGGTTTTTTATTGTAAATCTTTTATAAGCGCTAAGTTCGCAAAGCTCTGTCTGAAATTAAAAATTGGAAGTCTAATGATCTAAGTCAGTCTATCAATCTAACAATCTATCAATCTAAGTAGTGTGATTTACCGCAAAGTACGCAATGTTTTATATTGTAAAGCTACTATAAACGCAAAGAACGAAGGCTCTGTCTGAAATTTAAATCGGAAGTCTAAGTTAGTCTAATAATCTAATAATCCAAGTAGTCTAATCATCTGATTTATTGCTAAGTACGCAAGGTTTTATATTGTAAATCTTCTATAAGCGCAAAGTTCGCAAAGCTCTGTCTGAAATTAAAAAATCGAAGTCTAATAATCTAAGTCAGTCTATCAATCTAACAATCTAAGTAGTCTGATTTACCGCAAAGTACGCAAGGTTTTATATTGTAAATCTTCTATAAGCGCAAAGTTCGCAAAGCTATGTCTGAAATTAAAATCGTAAATCTAATTATCTAAGAAGTCTAAGGAATCTAAGTCAGTCTAAAAATCTAACAATCTAAGAAGTCTAAATAAAAAGCTATTTTTTCATAATCAAGGCTTTATTGTATTCGTAATTCATTTTAGCAATAGACAACACAGAGATCCCTTGCGGGCATTCCACTTCACAGGCTTCAGTGTTGGAACAGGCTCCAAAGCCTTCTGTATCCATTTGGTCAACCATAGTTAATACCCTCATAGAAGCCTCTATCTTTCCTTGAGGCAGTAATGCTAAGTGCGTTATTTTGGCACCAACGAATAATGCAGCACTAGAGTTTTTGCAAGTAGCTACACAGGCACCACAACCTATACATGCAGCCGCATCAAAAGAGGCTTCGACAGTTTCATATGAAATAGGAATACTATTGGCCTCAGGTGCTTGACCAGTTGAAGCTCCGATATAACCACCAGCAGCTATGACAGCATCAAAAGAAGTTCTATCAATTTTTAAATCTCTCACAACAGGAAAAGCAGTTGCTCTAAAAGGCTCAATGTATATAGTATCTCCATCTTTAAAGCTTCTCATATGGAGTTGGCAGGTTGTGGTGTGTTGTAAAGGGCCGTGTGCCCTTCCGTTAATCATAACTCCACATTGTCCACAGATGCCTTCTCTACAATCATGATCAAACTCAATGACACGTTCTTTGAGTTGAATAAGTGATTCATTTAAAAGATCAAGCATTTCTAAGAAAGACATATGTTCAGTAACACCATCTATCTCATAATCTACCATTTCACCTTTGGAGTTACTATTTAGTTGACGCCATATTTTAAGATATAGTTTCATGTTTTTTGATTTTAGTTATTTGTAACTACGTACTGCAAGTTCAACATTTTCGAATACCAAAGGCTCTTTATGTAGTTCAGGAGGATTTGAGATTCCTTTCCATTCCCAAGCCGATACATAGCAATAATCTGCATCATTTCGAACAGCTTCCCCTTCATTACTCTGGTATTCTTCTCTAAAGTGTGCTCCACAAGATTCCTCTCTTTGTAATGCATCGTAGCACATTAACTCAGCTAATTCTATATAATCAGCCACACGTCCTGCTTTTTCTAATTCGCTGTTTAGAGTATCATCACCAGTTATGAGTAAGTCTTTTTCAAAAGAAGCTTTTAACTTTTTAATAGCTATAACTGCATCTTCAAGATTTTGTTTGCTTCTAGATAATCCACATTTTTCATAAAGTAATCGTCCTATGTTTTTATGAAAATAATCAGTTGAAAGAGTACCTTTACTTTGCAAGAAGTGATTTAATTGCTCTCTGACTGCTTTTTCTGCTTCCGCGAAAGCAGGATGCTCAGTATTAATTTTATCCGTTTTTAATTCACCAGCGAGATAATTGGGGATCGTATAAGGAGCAATAAAATAGCCATCAACACAAGCCTGAAGTAAAGAATTAGCTCCAAGTCTGTTTGCACCATGATCAGCAAAATTAGCTTCACCTAGAGCAAAAAGTCCAGGAATTGTAGTCATTAGTTCATAATCTACCCAAAGTCCACCCATTGTAAAATGTGCAGCAGGGGAGATGAGCATAGGCTCTTTATAAGCATCGATTCCGTTAATTTTTTCATACATAGCAAAGAGATTGCTGTATTTTGCTTCGATTGTTTTTTTCCCTTGTGCGGCAATAGCATCTGAGAAATCTAGATATACAGCATTTTTCATTGGTCCAGCTCCGTGTCCAGAGTCAATTCGTTCTTTGGCTGCACGAGAAGAAATATCTCTAGGAGCCAAATTTCCAAATGCAGGATAGCGACGTTCTAAATAATAATCTCGTTCTTCTTCGGGAATAGTGTTAGGTATTCTATCGTCTCCAGCTTTTTTGGGTACCCAAATTCGCCCGTCATTTCGTAGCGATTCAGACATAAGAGTAAGTTTAGATTGATTTGCTCCATGTTGAGGCAGGCAGGTAGGATGAAACTGAATCCAGCTAACACCAGCCATATAAGCACCTTTTTTATGCGCCCTCCATATTGCAGAACTATTGCACCCCATAGCAAGAGTCGAAAGGTAATATACCTTACCATAACCACCTGTTGCTAAAACTACAGCATCGGCAGCATGACGTTCTATAGCTCCTGTTTCAAGATTCCTAGTAATAATACCTTTGGCTTTACCATCTACAAGTACTAATTCTAACATTTCATGTCGGGTATGCATCGTAACCTTTCCTGTATTAACTTGACGAAGTAATGACTGGTAGGCTCCTAGTAAAAGTTGCTGTCCTGTTTGTCCGCGTGCATAAAAGGTTCTTGAAACCTGTACACCACCAAAGGATCTGTTATTGAGATAACCTCCATATTCTCTTGCAAAAGGAACTCCTTGTGCGACAGATTGATCGATTAAACTAGCAGAGCACTCGGCTAACCGATATACGTTGGCTTCGCGAGATCTAAAATCTCCCCCTTTAATAGTATCATAAAACATTCTAAAAACGCTATCACCATCATTTTTATAATTTTTAACTGCATTTACACCTCCTTGTGCAGCAACAGAGTGGGCTCTTCTGGGAGAGTCCTGAAAACAAAATGATTGTATGTTATATCCTTGTTCAGCAAGTGATGCCGCGCAAGAAGATCCTGCAAGACCAGTTCCTACAACTATAATATTTAGTTTTTTTCTATTAGCAGGGTTTACAAGTTTTGCTTTGGATTTATAAGTATTCCATTTATCAGCAAGTGGACCATCAGGTATCTTTGAATCTATCATTTTCCTACTATTTTAAATAAATATAAAGCGGAATTGCCATGAAGCCTCCCGTAATGATTAGGGTATATCCCCATCCGAATATTTTTACAGCCTTTACATATTTTGGATGATAAAGACCTAGTGTTCTTGATGCACTAAAAAAACCATGTAATAAATGAAAACCTAAGGCAATGAAAGATATTTCATAAATCACAACATACCACAATTGAGAATAGGATTGTACAACAATTTCATAAAGATCTTTATTTCCAGCAGCATCCAGAGGTAATTCTGTGAATTTGTACACATACCAAAAATCTTTAAAATGAATTATGAGAAATAGCAACAAGATAGTACCTAATATACCCATGTTACGGCTATTCCATCTACTAGCAAAATTTCTTTTATCATAATGGTAGCTTTTACCATTTGCAGTATTGTTTTTAATGGTGATCACAATGGCATATAGCGCATGACTTATCAATGATAAATAGAGAATCCATGAAATGATTTTTATAAACATATTACCAGACAGTAACTTGGAGTACCAATTAAATTGTTCTCTTGCTTGATCTTCGGGCAAAAAAAGTTGCAGATTACCTAGTAAATGTATCACAAGGAAAAAGCATAGAAAGAGACCCGTACCTGCGATAATGATCTTGTTTTTTAAAGTAGTAGATTTCATTTATTTGCAAGATTATTTATTAACTGATTATTTAGAGATTCTAATTTACTATTAATACTCGAATTTAAGAAGAATCTGTCAAATAAAAATGTTAATTGGAATAAATATAAATAGCGTAATATATTATTACACAAGTGACTGTAAAATAGTTGTTTGCGGTTTTATTTGTACTTATTGTAAATAAATAGTAAGAATAAAATATCAAATATTGTTAATAATGTAAGTTTATACATTATTTTTACAATAATGTTTTGTTTTTATGTAAATGTGAATTTATGTGTTAATGACTCTTTTTAATCAATAAAATTCATTGAGTAATGCCTTCTAATCTGAAGTTAGTATAACTACAGAATAAATCCCTTAGGGCAATTAATAAAAAGTCTTTTGAATCTAGATAACTATTTAATAAAAAATAGAGCACCATTTATTTTCTACTGTTTTAAAAACTCTTATAGTGATTTCGAATAAACCTACGCGAGATTTATTGCATGTACTATCTCTATAATTAACAAACGGGATTATTATTCCATAAAATTTAAATATTATGAAACAAAATATTTTTTTGCTATCAGTATTTTTTCTCCTAATTAATAATACACTTACAGCTCAATTATTGGCAGTAAAAACTAAAGATTCAGTCAACGAAAAGTCTAAAATTGTGGCAAGGCTTGTAGGTAGGTTAAAGTTAAATGGTATTTATGATATCAAACGAAGTCTTAGTAATTATAGCTCTTCACTTATTCATGATAATGCTACTTCTGGTTTAGATGGAACAGCTTTTAGTATGGATATGCGACAGTCGCAGTTACGTTTTGTAAGT
The nucleotide sequence above comes from Flavobacterium branchiarum. Encoded proteins:
- a CDS encoding M24 family metallopeptidase, translating into MTIGLGGSTAAIELEKIKNMTLDVKPIQKEEYIDRIKKAVTFMKEIKVKATYVNAGTNLYYFTGTKWNPSERMVGALLYDDGTLDYIVPKFEEGTFKKYMQLNGKINCWEEHESPYALMGELIKNKNIIDETIAIDESAPYFLVDGVTKTNTTYSFTNALPVTSGCRMQKSVNEIAIMQAAKDITMVVQRAVARILRPGISVKEVTSFINDAHIKAGIASGSYFCIVLFDDDTQYPHGVSVPQDLKENGAVIIDTGCRLEGYLSDITRSYTYGIPTEEYKTIWNLEKETQHAAFKAAQIGACCGSVDDAARLTLAEAGLSPDYNLPGLPHRVGHGTGLDIHEYPYLVRGSEIELREGMVVSNEPMICIPGKFGIRHEDHFYMTANGPKWFTTPMDSVENPFGY
- a CDS encoding aminopeptidase P family protein, whose translation is MRYESIPSSLFIENRERFSANMSANSLAILVSNDVMPNNADDVMGFAQNNDLFYLTGIDQDETILVLYPNAYKEENRAILFVKEVNEHTKLWEGDFLSKEEVTSISGIKNVKWVHEFEKTLQLFAFEADTLYLGHNEHIKRITSEMVTRQDRMIQWCKEKYPLHQYDRVAKITRALRPIKSEEEVALINKAIAISIKGFKGLLSAIKPNIKEYELEAELAYELIKNGATRHAFKPIIASGKNACALHYNSNDAVCKENEMVLVDFGVCYANYNSDTTRCVPVNGIFSARQREVYSSVLHCLKEGSKLLKPGIKHSDYEKQMAGLIEKELIKLGLITNQDIANQNPDYPAYKKYFMHGTAHHLGLDVHDLGLYSRDLEKGMILTCEPGIYIAEEGIGCRLENDYLLTDNGNINLSEAMPIEIEDIEKLILKK
- a CDS encoding succinate dehydrogenase/fumarate reductase iron-sulfur subunit, which gives rise to MKLYLKIWRQLNSNSKGEMVDYEIDGVTEHMSFLEMLDLLNESLIQLKERVIEFDHDCREGICGQCGVMINGRAHGPLQHTTTCQLHMRSFKDGDTIYIEPFRATAFPVVRDLKIDRTSFDAVIAAGGYIGASTGQAPEANSIPISYETVEASFDAAACIGCGACVATCKNSSAALFVGAKITHLALLPQGKIEASMRVLTMVDQMDTEGFGACSNTEACEVECPQGISVLSIAKMNYEYNKALIMKK
- a CDS encoding fumarate reductase/succinate dehydrogenase flavoprotein subunit, whose product is MIDSKIPDGPLADKWNTYKSKAKLVNPANRKKLNIIVVGTGLAGSSCAASLAEQGYNIQSFCFQDSPRRAHSVAAQGGVNAVKNYKNDGDSVFRMFYDTIKGGDFRSREANVYRLAECSASLIDQSVAQGVPFAREYGGYLNNRSFGGVQVSRTFYARGQTGQQLLLGAYQSLLRQVNTGKVTMHTRHEMLELVLVDGKAKGIITRNLETGAIERHAADAVVLATGGYGKVYYLSTLAMGCNSSAIWRAHKKGAYMAGVSWIQFHPTCLPQHGANQSKLTLMSESLRNDGRIWVPKKAGDDRIPNTIPEEERDYYLERRYPAFGNLAPRDISSRAAKERIDSGHGAGPMKNAVYLDFSDAIAAQGKKTIEAKYSNLFAMYEKINGIDAYKEPMLISPAAHFTMGGLWVDYELMTTIPGLFALGEANFADHGANRLGANSLLQACVDGYFIAPYTIPNYLAGELKTDKINTEHPAFAEAEKAVREQLNHFLQSKGTLSTDYFHKNIGRLLYEKCGLSRSKQNLEDAVIAIKKLKASFEKDLLITGDDTLNSELEKAGRVADYIELAELMCYDALQREESCGAHFREEYQSNEGEAVRNDADYCYVSAWEWKGISNPPELHKEPLVFENVELAVRSYK
- a CDS encoding succinate dehydrogenase cytochrome b subunit, encoding MKSTTLKNKIIIAGTGLFLCFFLVIHLLGNLQLFLPEDQAREQFNWYSKLLSGNMFIKIISWILYLSLISHALYAIVITIKNNTANGKSYHYDKRNFASRWNSRNMGILGTILLLFLIIHFKDFWYVYKFTELPLDAAGNKDLYEIVVQSYSQLWYVVIYEISFIALGFHLLHGFFSASRTLGLYHPKYVKAVKIFGWGYTLIITGGFMAIPLYIYLK